A single genomic interval of Daucus carota subsp. sativus chromosome 1, DH1 v3.0, whole genome shotgun sequence harbors:
- the LOC108204508 gene encoding CASP-like protein 4A1 isoform X2: MEKKQQNFRSQNPSPPPYESSISSFSPSSFSRDGEGPEHSLHPSPAPQKEISRKQSTKRTGDDQVLKKVNFWFRVFGFLFCLISFSIMAADRDKGWTLDSFHRYIEFRYCLTVNVIGFIYSALQGFDLAYQLFSSDATRVEDWRSNWGKDKFPNMANASVAVSFMAFVSLASSSLISGYTICTL, encoded by the exons ATGGAGAAGAAGCAGCAGAACTTCAGATCGCAGAATCCCTCCCCTCCGCCATACGAGTCATCCATATCCTCTTTTTCTCCGTCATCCTTTAGTCGCGACGGAGAAGGACCTGAACACAGTTTACATCCCTCGCCAGCTCCACAAAAAGAAATCAGTCGAAAGCAGTCGACAAAAAGAACCGGTGATGATCAGGTGCTTAAGAAGGTGAATTTctggtttcgggttttcgggtttttgTTTTGCTTGATTTCATTTTCCATAATGGCTGCTGATCGTGATAAAGGCTGGACTCTTGACTCATTTCATCGTTATATCGAATTTAG GTACTGTTTGACAGTGAATGTGATAGGATTTATATACTCGGCCTTACAAGGATTTGATCTTGCATACCAGTTATTCTCCTCTGATG CAACACGAGTTGAGGACTGGAGATCTAACTGGGGAAAAGACAAATTTCCGAATATGGCAAATGCATCTGTGGCAGTTTCTTTCATGGCATTTGTGTCCTTGGCCTCTAGCTCTCTCATCTCTGGTTATACCATCTGCACTTTATAA
- the LOC108204508 gene encoding CASP-like protein 4A1 isoform X1, which yields MEKKQQNFRSQNPSPPPYESSISSFSPSSFSRDGEGPEHSLHPSPAPQKEISRKQSTKRTGDDQVLKKVNFWFRVFGFLFCLISFSIMAADRDKGWTLDSFHRYIEFRYCLTVNVIGFIYSALQGFDLAYQLFSSDGNKLLVPASHLRNIVDFASDQILAYLLMSSSSSAATRVEDWRSNWGKDKFPNMANASVAVSFMAFVSLASSSLISGYTICTL from the exons ATGGAGAAGAAGCAGCAGAACTTCAGATCGCAGAATCCCTCCCCTCCGCCATACGAGTCATCCATATCCTCTTTTTCTCCGTCATCCTTTAGTCGCGACGGAGAAGGACCTGAACACAGTTTACATCCCTCGCCAGCTCCACAAAAAGAAATCAGTCGAAAGCAGTCGACAAAAAGAACCGGTGATGATCAGGTGCTTAAGAAGGTGAATTTctggtttcgggttttcgggtttttgTTTTGCTTGATTTCATTTTCCATAATGGCTGCTGATCGTGATAAAGGCTGGACTCTTGACTCATTTCATCGTTATATCGAATTTAG GTACTGTTTGACAGTGAATGTGATAGGATTTATATACTCGGCCTTACAAGGATTTGATCTTGCATACCAGTTATTCTCCTCTGATGGTAATAAACTTCTTGTGCCTGCATCTCATCTCCGCAATATTGTTGATTTTGCCTCCGATCAG ATTTTGGCTTATCTTCTAATGTCGTCTTCATCGTCAGCAGCAACACGAGTTGAGGACTGGAGATCTAACTGGGGAAAAGACAAATTTCCGAATATGGCAAATGCATCTGTGGCAGTTTCTTTCATGGCATTTGTGTCCTTGGCCTCTAGCTCTCTCATCTCTGGTTATACCATCTGCACTTTATAA